From a region of the Streptomyces sp. B21-083 genome:
- a CDS encoding NAD(P)H-dependent oxidoreductase subunit E, protein MVPVGPADRFDAFRALADRRGRPGDRLIESLAEARAGTPDRPESWAPTVAAQAGLPAAAALGPASYYADLATPHSRRHVRVCAATACFAAQAGRHLADAQDALGVIPATASPEGDVSMQAVRCLGYCYAGPAALDGDTPCAGPTLAGQLAGREPPRAPNIPVTDDTGDPVLLGGVLCGEPAWQVWPGTVTTGTPDEVLGEVAASGLRGRGGAGFRVAAKWEAAGRAPGTVVVANGDEGDPGSYADRLLMGADPERVLEGLALACFACGARQGVVLVRSEYPAALARMREAVGHAYADGHLGPSVHGTATALDIRVVEGAGSYVAGEETALIAGLEGGRGCARPRPPYPTERGLWDAPTVVNNVETLAAVPWIVRRGSEAYARRGTPAETGTKLVCLSERFARPGCYEVELGTPVRRIVTELGGGLKDNAELAALQVGGPLGGFLAADALDVPLSEAGLSARGAALGHAGLVAFDERVAPEDVLRHVWEFASAESCGACSPCRVGSRRGLEMASAGTAPVREWGRLSRVLAEASLCAFGRRIAPAVRSLARAYGDRLAGWGP, encoded by the coding sequence ATGGTTCCCGTCGGTCCTGCCGACCGTTTCGACGCGTTCCGCGCCCTGGCCGACCGGCGCGGGCGGCCTGGAGACCGGTTGATCGAGTCCCTGGCTGAGGCCAGGGCGGGCACACCGGACCGCCCCGAGAGCTGGGCTCCAACTGTCGCTGCCCAAGCCGGACTTCCCGCTGCCGCCGCGCTCGGACCTGCCAGTTACTACGCGGACCTCGCCACCCCGCACAGCCGCCGTCATGTCCGGGTGTGCGCCGCGACTGCCTGCTTCGCGGCGCAGGCCGGACGACACCTCGCCGATGCCCAGGACGCGCTGGGCGTCATCCCCGCCACGGCCTCGCCGGAAGGTGACGTATCGATGCAGGCCGTCCGCTGTCTGGGCTACTGCTACGCGGGGCCCGCGGCGCTCGACGGCGACACGCCCTGCGCAGGTCCGACTCTCGCTGGTCAGCTCGCCGGGCGGGAGCCACCGCGGGCACCGAACATCCCGGTGACCGATGACACCGGTGACCCGGTTCTGCTGGGCGGTGTGCTCTGCGGTGAGCCCGCGTGGCAGGTGTGGCCGGGGACGGTGACGACGGGAACCCCGGACGAGGTTCTCGGCGAGGTCGCGGCGTCAGGGCTTCGAGGGCGTGGCGGCGCGGGTTTCCGGGTGGCGGCGAAATGGGAGGCGGCCGGCCGCGCGCCCGGCACCGTGGTCGTCGCCAACGGCGACGAAGGGGACCCTGGCTCCTACGCCGACCGGCTGTTGATGGGGGCCGACCCGGAGCGGGTGCTGGAGGGGTTGGCCCTGGCCTGTTTCGCGTGCGGGGCCCGCCAGGGCGTGGTGCTGGTGCGGTCCGAATACCCGGCCGCTCTGGCACGGATGCGGGAAGCAGTGGGGCACGCGTATGCCGACGGCCATCTCGGCCCGTCCGTGCACGGTACGGCCACCGCGCTGGACATCCGGGTTGTCGAAGGCGCCGGCTCCTACGTCGCCGGTGAGGAGACCGCGCTCATCGCGGGGTTGGAGGGCGGTCGGGGATGCGCCCGGCCGCGCCCTCCGTACCCGACCGAGCGTGGCCTGTGGGATGCGCCGACCGTGGTCAACAACGTGGAGACCCTGGCGGCCGTGCCGTGGATCGTCCGGCGTGGCAGCGAAGCGTACGCGCGGCGCGGCACGCCCGCCGAGACGGGGACCAAACTGGTGTGTCTCTCCGAGCGGTTCGCCCGGCCGGGTTGTTACGAGGTCGAGCTCGGCACTCCGGTGCGGCGGATCGTCACGGAACTGGGCGGCGGCCTGAAGGACAACGCCGAGCTGGCCGCACTCCAGGTCGGCGGCCCACTGGGCGGGTTCCTCGCCGCCGACGCGCTGGACGTACCTCTGTCGGAGGCCGGACTGTCGGCCCGGGGCGCCGCCCTGGGCCATGCCGGTCTGGTCGCCTTCGATGAGCGCGTGGCGCCGGAGGACGTGTTGCGGCACGTATGGGAGTTCGCCTCGGCCGAAAGCTGTGGGGCGTGCTCGCCGTGCCGGGTCGGCTCGCGCCGCGGCCTGGAGATGGCATCCGCCGGGACTGCGCCGGTCCGGGAGTGGGGTCGGCTGTCGCGTGTCCTGGCCGAGGCGAGCCTGTGTGCTTTCGGACGGCGGATCGCGCCCGCCGTGCGCAGTCTTGCCCGCGCCTACGGGGATCGGCTGGCGGGGTGGGGCCCATGA
- the fdhF gene encoding formate dehydrogenase subunit alpha: MTRIAIEVDGTGVEVPEGTSLLAAVRAAGVELPALCSDDRLSPAGSCRTCLVRADGHVAAACVTPSSPGARIETTTDDLVRLRRDSVEVIVSALPPRALAEGNPSELAHVCESLGIAPETAQGSGGRGGDDSHPYVHLDRDLCIACGRCVRMCSEVQGTFALTLVGRGGDTVVAPGTGGPWAESDCVACGGCVDTCPTGAIIQPGPARGLTSGVGPAAARTRTTCGYCGVGCTLDVVTQDGEVAAVLPARDGPVNHGHACVKGRFAHGFRTSPERLTQPLLRRAGALEPVGWDEALAHVAGGLRAAVDTGGPDAVAAISSARATNEENYLVQKFMRVVIGTNNVDNCSRLCHSPSAAGLTASFGLSGGTDSFDDVERADCLLVVGANPVEAHPVVGARLLNRVLHGAKLVVADPRAVGLALHSDVHLGPRPGTNVALFHGLAHILLAEGLTDEEFLRARATGLPELTELLADYPPDRVADITGVPAADLVAAARLYGRAERPAIVYGLGVTEHLHGTDGVRSLANLAILRGAVGTDRGYGVNPLRGQNNVQGASDMGALPDLLPGYGKVTDPAVRSRAERVWGVAVPARPGLRIPDMFAAARAGDLRALWVIGEDVCATDPDANHVAQALDACPLVVCNELFLSETARHADVVLPVASWLEKDGTFVNFDRRFQRVRPSAPPPGETRTDFDIVRALATTMGVDLGCATPADALAECARLAPVFAGLSHDRLDREGAVPWPCPDPDRPGEAKLYLERFATPDGRAHLAATPYLLPGEQPDDSYPLVLVTGRRWAHYNSGSMTRRGGNLALDPVDFLDLHPDDAARYEVRGGEQVTVESRHGRARLIARVSEQTAPGQVFCSFHFPASGVNRLTSDHADTVTSCPEYKVTAVRVAPP, encoded by the coding sequence ATGACCCGCATCGCGATCGAGGTCGACGGGACCGGCGTCGAGGTGCCTGAGGGTACGTCGCTGCTGGCAGCGGTGCGGGCGGCCGGGGTCGAGTTGCCGGCGCTCTGCTCCGACGACCGGCTCAGCCCTGCCGGGTCCTGCCGTACGTGTCTGGTACGGGCCGACGGGCACGTCGCGGCGGCGTGTGTCACCCCGTCGTCGCCCGGCGCCCGGATCGAAACCACGACTGATGATCTCGTGCGGCTGCGCCGGGACTCGGTGGAGGTCATCGTCTCCGCTCTGCCGCCTCGGGCCCTCGCCGAGGGCAACCCCAGCGAACTGGCCCATGTCTGCGAGTCGTTGGGTATCGCTCCCGAGACGGCGCAGGGTTCCGGGGGCCGAGGCGGGGACGACTCCCACCCGTACGTCCATCTCGACCGGGACCTGTGCATCGCCTGCGGCCGGTGTGTGCGGATGTGCTCCGAGGTGCAGGGGACGTTCGCCCTCACCCTGGTCGGCAGGGGCGGCGACACGGTCGTGGCCCCCGGCACCGGCGGACCCTGGGCGGAGTCGGACTGCGTGGCCTGCGGCGGCTGTGTCGACACCTGCCCCACGGGAGCGATCATCCAGCCCGGACCGGCGCGCGGCCTCACCTCCGGGGTCGGGCCCGCGGCGGCCCGGACGCGCACCACCTGCGGTTACTGCGGCGTGGGCTGCACCCTCGACGTGGTCACCCAGGACGGCGAGGTCGCGGCGGTGCTGCCCGCCCGGGACGGCCCGGTCAACCACGGACACGCCTGCGTGAAGGGCCGCTTCGCCCACGGATTCCGCACGTCCCCGGAACGGCTCACCCAGCCCCTGCTGCGGCGCGCCGGCGCCCTGGAACCGGTCGGCTGGGACGAGGCGCTGGCCCACGTCGCCGGAGGACTGCGTGCGGCCGTCGACACGGGAGGCCCGGATGCCGTGGCGGCGATCTCCTCGGCCCGTGCCACCAACGAGGAGAACTACCTCGTGCAGAAGTTCATGCGGGTGGTCATCGGCACGAACAACGTCGACAACTGCTCCCGGCTCTGCCACTCCCCCTCCGCCGCCGGCCTCACGGCATCCTTCGGACTCTCCGGCGGCACCGACAGCTTCGACGACGTCGAGCGGGCCGACTGCCTGCTGGTGGTCGGGGCCAATCCCGTCGAGGCTCACCCGGTGGTCGGGGCCCGACTGCTCAACCGCGTGCTGCACGGAGCCAAGCTGGTCGTCGCCGACCCGCGTGCTGTCGGCCTTGCCCTGCACTCCGACGTACATCTGGGGCCCCGCCCCGGCACCAACGTCGCCCTCTTCCACGGGCTCGCCCACATCCTGCTCGCCGAAGGGCTGACCGACGAGGAATTCCTGCGCGCACGGGCGACCGGGCTGCCGGAGCTGACCGAGCTGCTGGCCGACTATCCGCCCGACCGGGTCGCGGACATCACCGGCGTACCTGCCGCGGACCTGGTCGCCGCCGCCCGCCTCTACGGCAGGGCCGAGCGGCCGGCCATCGTCTACGGCCTGGGCGTGACGGAGCACCTCCACGGCACCGACGGTGTGCGGTCGCTGGCCAACCTGGCGATCCTGCGCGGCGCCGTGGGAACCGACCGGGGCTACGGGGTCAACCCGTTGCGCGGCCAGAACAACGTCCAGGGTGCCTCCGACATGGGCGCCCTGCCGGACCTGCTGCCCGGGTACGGAAAGGTGACCGACCCGGCCGTCCGCTCGCGGGCTGAGCGCGTCTGGGGCGTAGCGGTCCCCGCACGGCCAGGGCTTCGGATCCCGGACATGTTCGCCGCCGCACGAGCCGGAGACCTGCGGGCGCTGTGGGTCATCGGCGAGGACGTCTGCGCCACCGACCCCGACGCCAACCACGTGGCCCAGGCGCTGGACGCCTGCCCGCTCGTCGTCTGCAACGAACTGTTCCTGTCCGAGACCGCCCGGCACGCCGACGTCGTGCTGCCGGTCGCCTCCTGGCTGGAGAAGGACGGGACCTTCGTCAACTTCGACCGCAGGTTCCAGCGGGTCCGCCCCTCCGCGCCCCCGCCGGGAGAGACCCGGACCGACTTCGACATCGTCCGGGCCCTCGCCACGACGATGGGAGTCGACCTGGGCTGCGCGACTCCCGCCGACGCGCTCGCCGAGTGCGCACGACTCGCGCCCGTCTTCGCCGGGCTCTCCCATGACCGACTGGACCGCGAGGGCGCCGTGCCATGGCCCTGCCCCGACCCCGACCGCCCCGGAGAAGCCAAGCTGTACCTGGAGCGCTTCGCCACGCCGGACGGCCGGGCCCACCTCGCCGCCACCCCCTACCTCCTGCCCGGTGAGCAGCCCGACGACAGCTATCCGCTGGTCCTCGTCACCGGACGGCGCTGGGCGCACTACAACTCCGGGAGTATGACCCGGCGCGGCGGCAACCTCGCCCTCGATCCGGTCGACTTCCTCGACCTCCACCCGGACGACGCCGCCCGGTACGAGGTGCGGGGCGGCGAGCAGGTCACGGTGGAGAGTCGGCACGGCCGAGCCCGGCTCATCGCCCGCGTCAGTGAACAGACAGCTCCCGGCCAGGTCTTCTGCTCCTTCCACTTCCCCGCGAGCGGAGTGAACCGCCTCACCTCCGACCACGCGGACACCGTCACGTCCTGCCCCGAGTACAAGGTCACGGCCGTCCGCGTGGCCCCGCCGTGA
- a CDS encoding cation-translocating P-type ATPase has protein sequence MLTPGDGGAGPAVPVGTRGPTVQTLATGEVFAALDASPRGLASADAAARRDRFGPNELPPAGRRGLWRDLVGQFTDLFAVVLLVASAITFLAYGLQKPQDVGTLQLAVAILGVVVLNAAIGFAQEYSAERTAESLQAMVPHTCRVLRDGERRELPARDLVPGDVVVLEAGDAVSADCRLVEAHEVSVNNAALTGESNAVGRTADPVAAGPVLQARNCVFMGTDVVAGAAKAVVFATGAATEFGGIFRLAAAAPRQKTPLQRQVASMARRVAGTALAIGAALFAVRAPTGQPFVETFVFALGVMVALVPEGLPATLSVSLAIGVRRMARRHALVKQLLAVEALGSTTVVCTDKTGTLTQAEMTVVQVWAGGVPHAVSGVGYAPEGDVADPQPVRGLLRAAALCCNARLIPPSDRQGWRVLGDTTEGALLVAAAKAGLDLAAEEAATPRVAEYPFDSLRKLMSTVHRDTADGYHAYVKGAPQELMARCTSIDWRGERRPLTDELRAAVTTANDELASQGLRVLASAWRPVSGSRPVQDEVESELTLLGLVGMLDPPRPEVSDAVTACRRAGIRVVMVTGDHPLTAEAVARRVGIVSRPAPTMVTGARLDALDNDGLDTLLAAPGELLLCRVSPEHKMRVVTALQRRGEVVAVTGDGANDAPALKHADIGVAMGASGTDVAREAAVMVLLDDSFASIAAAVRLGRSVYQNIRKFLVYLFSHNIAELVPILAATLAGFPLVPITAVQILAIDLGSDVLPALALGAEPPEPDVMDRPPRSRREQLFSTAVMGRILFLGGIQALGVCAVFFWHIHASGIPYSDFTKDNTVYREAITMVQAGIVVSQFFNALAVRTDRQSVFRIGLLSNPWLLAAGCFGISLMAAISYLPPLQALFNTAPLAATDWAVLAGFGALLLASEETRKWWLRRRRPTSPKGEAR, from the coding sequence GTGCTGACGCCTGGAGACGGGGGCGCCGGGCCGGCGGTCCCGGTCGGGACGCGCGGCCCCACGGTGCAGACGCTGGCGACGGGCGAGGTCTTCGCCGCGCTGGATGCTTCGCCGCGGGGACTGGCGTCGGCGGACGCGGCGGCACGGCGGGACCGGTTCGGGCCCAACGAACTGCCGCCCGCAGGGCGACGAGGGCTGTGGCGAGACCTGGTCGGCCAGTTCACCGACCTCTTCGCCGTCGTGCTGCTCGTCGCATCGGCGATCACGTTCCTGGCCTACGGGCTTCAGAAGCCACAGGACGTGGGAACCCTGCAACTGGCCGTGGCGATCCTCGGTGTGGTGGTGCTGAACGCGGCCATCGGGTTCGCGCAGGAGTACTCCGCCGAGCGGACGGCAGAATCGCTGCAGGCCATGGTGCCGCACACCTGCCGGGTGCTCCGCGACGGGGAGCGGCGAGAGCTGCCCGCGCGTGACCTGGTGCCCGGAGACGTCGTCGTCCTGGAGGCCGGGGACGCGGTGTCAGCGGACTGCCGCCTCGTGGAGGCACACGAGGTCTCCGTCAACAACGCGGCACTGACCGGGGAGAGCAACGCCGTCGGCCGTACGGCCGACCCGGTGGCGGCCGGGCCGGTGCTGCAGGCCCGCAACTGCGTGTTCATGGGCACCGATGTCGTGGCGGGCGCCGCGAAGGCGGTGGTTTTCGCCACCGGAGCGGCGACCGAATTCGGAGGGATCTTCCGGCTCGCAGCCGCAGCGCCGCGGCAGAAGACTCCGCTGCAGCGTCAGGTGGCCTCGATGGCCCGCAGGGTGGCGGGAACCGCGCTGGCGATCGGGGCCGCTCTGTTCGCGGTGCGCGCGCCCACCGGGCAGCCGTTCGTCGAGACCTTCGTGTTCGCACTCGGGGTCATGGTCGCGCTCGTCCCCGAGGGCCTTCCCGCGACCCTGTCGGTGTCGCTGGCGATCGGCGTGCGGCGCATGGCCCGTCGGCACGCCCTGGTCAAACAGCTGCTCGCCGTGGAAGCGCTGGGGTCCACCACCGTCGTGTGCACGGACAAGACAGGGACACTCACCCAGGCCGAGATGACCGTCGTGCAGGTGTGGGCCGGCGGTGTGCCGCACGCCGTCTCCGGGGTGGGGTACGCGCCTGAGGGCGACGTGGCCGACCCGCAGCCGGTGCGCGGGCTGCTGCGGGCAGCGGCACTGTGCTGCAATGCCCGGCTGATCCCTCCGTCGGATCGCCAGGGCTGGCGGGTGCTCGGCGACACCACTGAGGGCGCGCTGCTCGTGGCTGCGGCGAAGGCCGGACTCGACCTTGCCGCTGAGGAAGCGGCGACGCCGCGCGTGGCGGAGTACCCCTTCGATTCGCTCCGCAAGCTGATGAGCACCGTGCACCGTGACACCGCCGACGGCTACCACGCGTACGTCAAAGGCGCACCGCAGGAGCTGATGGCGCGCTGTACCAGCATCGACTGGAGGGGAGAGCGGCGGCCTCTGACCGATGAGCTACGTGCCGCTGTCACCACCGCGAACGACGAGCTGGCCTCTCAGGGGCTACGCGTGCTGGCGTCGGCATGGCGGCCCGTATCAGGCTCCCGCCCTGTCCAGGACGAGGTCGAGTCGGAGCTGACGCTCCTGGGGCTCGTGGGCATGCTCGACCCACCACGGCCCGAGGTCAGCGACGCGGTCACCGCCTGCCGACGGGCCGGTATCCGTGTCGTCATGGTCACCGGGGACCACCCGCTGACCGCTGAGGCCGTCGCCCGCCGGGTCGGCATCGTCTCCCGGCCCGCGCCCACCATGGTGACCGGGGCACGGCTCGACGCTCTGGACAACGACGGCCTGGACACACTGCTGGCCGCGCCGGGCGAGCTGCTGCTGTGCCGAGTCAGCCCCGAGCACAAGATGCGGGTCGTCACCGCGCTGCAGCGACGCGGCGAGGTCGTCGCGGTCACCGGTGACGGCGCCAACGACGCACCCGCCCTCAAGCACGCCGACATCGGCGTCGCGATGGGCGCCTCCGGCACCGATGTCGCCCGGGAGGCCGCGGTGATGGTGCTACTGGACGACTCGTTCGCCTCCATCGCCGCAGCGGTGAGGCTCGGACGATCGGTCTACCAGAACATCCGCAAGTTCCTGGTCTACCTCTTCAGCCACAACATCGCCGAGCTCGTCCCGATCCTGGCCGCGACCTTGGCCGGATTCCCGCTGGTCCCGATCACCGCCGTACAGATCCTCGCGATCGACCTCGGCTCCGACGTCCTGCCCGCCCTGGCACTGGGCGCCGAGCCGCCGGAACCCGACGTGATGGATCGGCCGCCGCGCTCCCGGCGGGAACAGCTGTTCTCAACCGCCGTGATGGGACGGATCCTGTTCCTGGGCGGCATCCAGGCCCTCGGAGTGTGTGCCGTGTTCTTCTGGCACATCCACGCCTCCGGAATCCCGTACTCCGACTTCACCAAGGACAACACCGTCTATCGCGAGGCGATCACGATGGTGCAGGCCGGGATCGTGGTCAGCCAGTTCTTCAACGCCCTCGCGGTGCGCACTGACCGGCAGAGCGTGTTCAGGATCGGCCTGCTGTCCAACCCGTGGCTGCTGGCCGCCGGATGCTTCGGAATCTCCCTGATGGCGGCGATCAGTTACCTGCCCCCGCTCCAGGCCCTCTTCAACACCGCTCCACTGGCCGCCACCGACTGGGCAGTCCTCGCCGGTTTCGGGGCGCTGCTGCTGGCCTCGGAGGAAACCCGTAAGTGGTGGCTGCGCCGCCGCCGGCCGACGAGTCCGAAAGGAGAAGCACGATGA
- a CDS encoding potassium channel family protein — translation MRVIIAGCGRVGSTLAVQLVAEGHDVRLIDRSARTRRRLPAGFPGHFHEGNGFSRAVLEAAGIEHADAFVAVTSGDNSNIVSARTAKEIYRVPIVLARIYDPRRADIYRELGIPTIASVRWTVHQIHQMLLHRHLTPELTFGNGETLLYRSELPAYLTGRPLAEFEVDGEIRVVEVTRAGRSLIPAHSTPARAGDLVTFAVAATALGRLRGFLDKELGT, via the coding sequence ATGAGAGTGATCATCGCGGGCTGCGGCCGGGTGGGGTCCACGCTCGCGGTCCAGCTCGTCGCCGAAGGCCACGACGTACGGCTCATCGATCGCTCGGCCAGGACCCGCAGGCGGCTCCCAGCCGGTTTCCCGGGCCACTTCCACGAGGGCAACGGATTCAGCCGCGCGGTGCTCGAGGCCGCCGGAATCGAACACGCGGACGCGTTCGTCGCCGTCACCTCGGGCGACAACAGCAACATCGTCAGTGCGCGGACGGCCAAGGAGATCTACCGGGTGCCGATCGTCCTGGCCCGCATCTACGATCCACGCCGCGCCGACATCTACCGCGAACTCGGCATCCCAACCATCGCCAGCGTCCGCTGGACGGTCCACCAGATCCACCAGATGCTGCTGCACCGCCACCTCACACCAGAACTCACCTTCGGCAACGGCGAGACCCTCCTCTACCGCTCCGAACTGCCGGCCTATCTGACCGGGCGGCCGCTGGCCGAGTTCGAGGTCGACGGCGAGATCCGCGTCGTCGAGGTCACCCGCGCGGGCCGCTCCCTGATCCCCGCGCACAGCACGCCCGCGCGGGCGGGCGACCTGGTCACCTTCGCCGTTGCCGCCACCGCGCTCGGCAGGCTGCGCGGCTTCCTCGACAAGGAGCTGGGCACGTGA
- a CDS encoding potassium channel family protein — protein sequence MNVIIAGAGRLGTQIAQVLAAAHNEVTLIDADDDRVADLEGRIPVRLIAGDACEPALLEHAGALTADLVIATTGDDEDNLVISLLAKRQFAVDRVAARVNDADNAWLFDGRWGVDVAVPAATPLISLIEEATGATDTVALLRLSKAGVDVIETAITAESRTAGLVLGDVRLPEGTVVATIVRDGQPTVPDPALRLRPGDEILLVSHNANEQEIHAAFQ from the coding sequence GTGAACGTGATCATCGCCGGAGCAGGACGGCTCGGCACCCAGATCGCCCAGGTGCTCGCCGCCGCCCACAACGAGGTGACGCTGATCGACGCCGACGACGACCGCGTCGCCGACCTGGAAGGGCGCATCCCGGTGCGGCTCATCGCCGGGGACGCCTGCGAGCCGGCGCTCCTGGAACACGCCGGCGCCCTGACCGCCGACCTCGTCATCGCCACCACCGGGGACGACGAGGACAACCTCGTCATCAGCCTGCTCGCCAAACGCCAGTTCGCCGTGGACCGCGTCGCCGCCCGCGTCAACGACGCCGACAACGCCTGGCTGTTCGACGGACGCTGGGGCGTGGACGTCGCCGTCCCTGCCGCCACCCCGCTGATCTCCCTCATCGAAGAGGCCACCGGCGCCACCGACACCGTCGCCCTGCTGCGGCTCAGCAAGGCGGGCGTCGACGTCATCGAAACGGCCATCACAGCGGAGTCCAGGACGGCCGGACTCGTCCTGGGCGACGTCCGGTTGCCCGAGGGGACGGTCGTCGCCACAATCGTCCGCGACGGACAACCCACCGTGCCTGATCCGGCGCTCCGGCTCCGACCCGGTGACGAGATCCTGCTCGTCTCGCACAACGCGAACGAGCAGGAGATCCACGCGGCATTCCAGTGA
- a CDS encoding V-type ATP synthase subunit D: MTSARRTPPGRAGRLRLRRSLDVAERGADLLERKLRILSSEHQRLLHAEKSADRAWRDLLSEAETWLLRGLLLSGEQALDAAAAGIGPAEITVRWISSMGVRRPAAASVAVRNRPPTSAAPTNTALVHAEAVYGRALRAAAEYAVAHAAAERMGAEVISTRHRVRALRRHWIPRLREALDRADLSLEQAEHEDGIRRRWAARTAER, from the coding sequence ATGACCAGTGCCCGTCGTACGCCGCCCGGCCGTGCCGGACGACTGCGGCTGCGTCGCAGCCTCGATGTCGCCGAGCGCGGAGCCGACCTCCTGGAGAGGAAGCTCCGCATCCTCAGCTCCGAACACCAGCGTCTGCTGCACGCGGAGAAGTCGGCCGACCGCGCATGGCGTGACCTTCTCTCCGAGGCCGAGACCTGGCTGCTGCGGGGCCTGCTCCTCAGCGGCGAACAGGCCCTCGACGCGGCCGCTGCCGGCATCGGCCCCGCCGAGATCACGGTGCGCTGGATCAGTTCCATGGGAGTACGCCGCCCGGCGGCTGCCTCCGTGGCGGTACGGAACCGTCCTCCCACCTCCGCCGCGCCCACCAACACGGCGCTCGTACACGCCGAAGCGGTGTACGGCCGTGCCCTGCGCGCCGCCGCCGAGTACGCCGTCGCCCATGCCGCCGCCGAGCGCATGGGAGCGGAGGTCATCAGCACCCGGCACCGGGTCCGTGCCCTGCGGCGCCACTGGATTCCGCGTCTGCGGGAGGCGCTCGACCGGGCCGACCTCTCCCTGGAGCAGGCCGAGCACGAGGACGGTATCCGGCGGCGGTGGGCAGCTCGGACCGCCGAGCGGTGA
- a CDS encoding V-type ATP synthase subunit B: MSLSGGIEYTAVRELRGPLAIVEGVSGVGWDEYAHITLASGERRHGVVLDADRGLAVVQVLEGTAGMDPQGVRAVFSGSPLRVPVGTDWLGRVCNGRGAPVDDGPPIFGSHQAEVGGAPVNPVRREPPSEPVLTGVGAIDALTTLVRGQKLPVFSVAGLPHLELAAQIAAQATVGGEAFSVVFAGMGLTHADASFVRDVLEERSAAGELVLLLNTADDPVIERILTPRIALTVAEHLAFSEGRHVLVVMTDMTTYAEALREVSAARGEIPARRAYPGYLYSDLASLYERCGRIRGRPGSVTVLPVLTMPAGDITHPVPDLTGYITEGQIVLSPQTHARGVYPPLDALSSLSRLMRKGAGPGRTRDDHLDVAAQLLAALARARQVRDLADLVGQAALSPTDRRYLDFDEAFLRDFADQRRDESRSLDASLERGWRALLTLPRGQLSMLPGELLDAHGAKDLDRLDDRGDLDDRGDLGDRDEEASR; encoded by the coding sequence ATGAGCCTCTCCGGCGGAATCGAGTACACAGCGGTGCGCGAACTCCGGGGGCCGCTCGCGATCGTCGAGGGGGTCTCGGGGGTCGGCTGGGACGAGTACGCGCACATCACCCTCGCCTCGGGCGAACGGCGCCACGGCGTGGTGCTGGACGCCGACCGCGGCCTGGCGGTCGTGCAGGTGCTGGAGGGCACCGCGGGCATGGATCCGCAGGGCGTCCGCGCGGTCTTCTCGGGCAGCCCGCTGCGCGTCCCGGTCGGCACGGACTGGCTCGGCCGCGTCTGCAACGGACGCGGGGCTCCCGTCGACGACGGGCCACCCATATTCGGCTCCCACCAGGCCGAGGTGGGCGGCGCCCCCGTCAATCCGGTCCGGCGTGAGCCGCCGTCCGAGCCGGTGCTCACCGGCGTCGGGGCCATCGACGCCCTGACCACGCTGGTACGGGGGCAGAAACTGCCGGTGTTCTCGGTGGCCGGGCTGCCGCATCTCGAACTGGCCGCCCAGATCGCCGCGCAGGCCACCGTCGGCGGAGAGGCGTTCAGCGTCGTCTTCGCGGGCATGGGGCTGACCCACGCCGACGCCTCCTTCGTACGCGACGTCCTGGAGGAACGGTCCGCGGCCGGGGAACTGGTCCTGCTGCTGAACACCGCCGACGATCCGGTGATCGAACGGATCCTCACCCCTCGCATCGCGCTCACCGTCGCCGAGCACCTCGCCTTCTCCGAGGGACGGCACGTCCTGGTCGTCATGACCGACATGACGACGTACGCCGAGGCGCTGCGCGAGGTCTCCGCCGCCCGCGGGGAGATCCCCGCCCGCCGCGCCTATCCCGGTTACCTCTACAGCGACCTGGCCTCCCTGTACGAACGCTGCGGACGCATCCGCGGGCGGCCCGGCTCGGTGACCGTGCTGCCGGTGCTCACCATGCCCGCGGGTGACATCACGCATCCCGTACCCGACCTGACCGGCTACATCACCGAGGGACAGATCGTGCTCTCGCCTCAGACCCACGCGCGGGGCGTGTACCCGCCGCTGGACGCCCTGTCCTCCCTTTCCCGGCTGATGCGTAAAGGCGCAGGCCCGGGCCGTACCCGCGACGACCACCTCGACGTCGCCGCCCAGCTGCTCGCCGCCCTCGCGCGAGCCCGGCAGGTCCGTGATCTCGCGGACCTGGTCGGCCAGGCGGCGCTGAGCCCCACCGACCGCCGCTACCTCGACTTCGACGAGGCGTTCCTGCGGGACTTCGCCGACCAGCGCCGTGACGAGTCACGCAGCCTCGACGCCTCGCTGGAACGCGGCTGGCGGGCCCTGCTCACTCTGCCCCGCGGCCAGCTCTCCATGCTCCCCGGCGAGCTCCTCGACGCCCACGGGGCGAAGGACCTCGACCGTCTCGACGACCGGGGCGATCTCGACGACCGGGGCGATCTCGGCGACCGTGACGAGGAGGCGTCCCGATGA